In the genome of Croceimicrobium hydrocarbonivorans, one region contains:
- a CDS encoding UvrD-helicase domain-containing protein, with protein sequence MTEIEEIFDHIHNGRNFLLSGGAGSGKTYTLVEVIKRVIEENPSAMIACMTYTNAAVKEIEERVGHEHLYVTTIHDFLWDQIKHFQKELKLCLVELANEEEIKVIKLDGVDPVPNDYFDNLEDGIQYKEYSRISQGVISHDEVIALSDRVFERYPKLGDMVKDKFKFIFVDEYQDTQIDVVRIFLEHFKLTEKRNIIGFFGDAMQSIYDKRIGRLDDYRGTEEGQVREVQKRQNRRNPKLIYELANKLRTDGLVQIHSTDNSAPNMTEGKVKEGEITFLYSASGDIDNVKAHLAWDFTNSKETKELNLTHNLIANKASFQTLMDIYDKDKILEYKKRIKDHIKNHPVEWDPSKMTFGEVVERLKEGKTGKGLKMVEPAPKQQDFIKKNKNLYKVAMDMNFEVFSKVYVDKDQLLDDKKQDENDLNKKGSKRDNLIRHLYRLQEIIWLYQNERYYEFLKATDYKGKLGRVSEKRNLKNKIDSLVNVGEKTIEEVIQEANDYGICLIDDKLKRFAENQKYVYDQVIKVPFKELQALYEYLEGRTPFSTQHKTKGTEFDNVLVILDNGGWNNYNFEYLFTNRTDKASVLERSRKIFYVCCTRAKERLAVYYCDPSQAVIDKAIDWFGRENVVNLGETH encoded by the coding sequence ATGACTGAAATAGAGGAAATTTTCGATCATATTCACAACGGTAGGAACTTCCTTTTGAGTGGTGGAGCTGGAAGCGGAAAGACCTACACCTTGGTGGAAGTCATAAAAAGAGTCATTGAAGAAAACCCAAGTGCCATGATCGCTTGCATGACCTATACCAATGCCGCTGTAAAAGAAATCGAGGAAAGGGTGGGACATGAGCATTTATACGTTACCACCATCCACGATTTTCTTTGGGACCAGATCAAACACTTTCAAAAAGAGCTCAAGCTTTGTTTGGTTGAATTGGCCAATGAAGAAGAAATAAAAGTCATAAAATTGGATGGTGTTGATCCAGTACCAAATGACTATTTCGACAACTTAGAAGATGGCATTCAATACAAAGAATACTCTAGGATTAGTCAAGGCGTAATTTCTCATGATGAAGTCATTGCATTAAGCGATCGAGTTTTTGAACGCTACCCAAAGTTGGGGGATATGGTCAAAGACAAGTTTAAGTTCATTTTCGTGGATGAGTATCAAGACACCCAGATCGATGTTGTACGCATTTTCCTGGAGCACTTTAAGCTAACCGAGAAAAGAAATATCATCGGTTTTTTTGGTGATGCCATGCAATCGATATATGACAAGCGCATTGGGAGACTAGATGATTACAGAGGCACCGAAGAAGGACAGGTAAGAGAGGTTCAAAAGCGGCAGAATAGGAGAAACCCAAAACTCATTTATGAGCTGGCTAACAAATTAAGAACAGACGGATTAGTGCAGATCCATTCAACAGATAATTCTGCTCCAAACATGACGGAAGGGAAGGTGAAAGAAGGAGAGATCACTTTTCTCTATTCAGCATCCGGAGATATCGATAATGTAAAAGCCCACTTGGCCTGGGACTTTACAAACTCAAAAGAAACCAAAGAGTTAAACCTTACTCATAACCTGATAGCAAATAAGGCAAGTTTTCAAACCTTGATGGATATTTATGACAAGGATAAAATCCTTGAATACAAGAAGCGTATCAAGGACCATATAAAGAATCATCCTGTTGAATGGGACCCAAGTAAAATGACCTTTGGTGAAGTAGTTGAACGATTGAAGGAAGGCAAAACTGGAAAAGGTTTGAAAATGGTCGAACCAGCACCAAAGCAGCAAGACTTTATCAAAAAAAATAAAAACCTTTATAAGGTAGCCATGGATATGAATTTCGAAGTTTTTTCAAAGGTTTATGTAGATAAGGATCAACTGCTTGATGATAAAAAACAGGACGAAAACGACTTAAACAAAAAAGGCAGCAAACGGGATAACCTGATCCGGCATCTATATCGTCTACAAGAAATCATTTGGCTTTACCAAAACGAGCGATACTACGAGTTTTTAAAGGCTACTGATTATAAGGGAAAACTAGGTAGGGTGTCCGAAAAACGAAACCTTAAAAATAAAATTGATAGTCTCGTTAATGTTGGGGAAAAGACAATCGAAGAAGTCATTCAAGAAGCAAATGATTATGGAATCTGCCTGATAGATGACAAATTGAAAAGATTCGCTGAAAATCAGAAGTACGTATACGACCAGGTGATAAAAGTTCCCTTCAAAGAATTACAAGCACTTTATGAATATTTGGAAGGTCGCACTCCATTTTCAACTCAACATAAAACTAAGGGGACGGAATTTGATAATGTCCTGGTCATCCTAGACAATGGGGGATGGAACAATTACAATTTTGAGTATCTGTTCACAAACAGAACGGATAAAGCCAGCGTACTTGAGCGTAGTCGGAAGATTTTCTACGTCTGTTGCACAAGAGCTAAAGAACGTCTAGCGGTTTATTATTGCGATCCTAGCCAAGCGGTCATCGATAAAGCCATCGATTGGTTCGGGAGGGAGAATGTTGTCAACTTAGGTGAAACCCATTGA
- a CDS encoding AAA family ATPase: MKIDKVFIKNYRLLRDFYIDLEDDLSLIVGKNNTGKTSLLTALDRFLAGSDRNKFSFDDFNLDLKSEIKTQVESVLPDKDKYTPLGIRLNLLIRYAESDNLANLSRIMTDLDPDHYFINLEFGLLLEHASLKQLKSDYAEFEINEMEKVANREGYQARDLFYFLHSNLVDYFKLSRKSLSCSKTTGQPDGKSFIDLISENISLKDVIQFRFISARRDVTNKEQNSTLSLQTSRIYEKTEATDEQNEHIANFKDALGDTDLALTKVYDKLFKETVDKVSKFGGIAEGDSKISINSTLQHRDLLKGNTTVMYSHGEHSFPEYYNGLGYMNLISIIFEIEILLKEFKRTKHEVPADINLLFIEEPEAHTHPQMQYVFINNIKGLLKEGIKREDGANRNLQTVITTHSSHIASESDFNDIRYLKKVSDTSVIAKNLMALESEYDSAGEEENYRFLKQYLTLNKSELFFADKAILIEGDTERIILPAMMKKIDQAESESPLLSQNISIVEVGAYSHVFERFIDFIGLKTLIITDIDSAENKSKKACEVSDPKAKLSTNYSLKFFLNTDSLAELIGFNLDQKRVEKTEETEGKKWKVSSTGNVQLVFQTQEANEAGEEYHARSFEDAFFHVNKAFIKDTNNKFDSLTQKHLKSFRNDEIDVYEFAEKAIGSKPSFAIEILLNSKTDSTGIEFSNWVIPAYIKEGLTWLRDVKV, from the coding sequence ATGAAAATTGACAAGGTATTTATAAAGAACTATAGACTCTTAAGGGACTTTTACATCGATTTAGAAGATGATCTCTCATTGATTGTCGGTAAAAACAACACCGGCAAAACCTCATTACTTACAGCTCTGGATCGTTTTTTGGCTGGCTCTGATCGAAACAAATTTTCTTTTGACGATTTTAACCTAGATCTCAAAAGCGAGATTAAAACGCAAGTGGAATCAGTCTTGCCAGATAAGGATAAGTATACTCCATTGGGTATTAGGCTGAATTTGTTGATACGATACGCTGAATCAGATAACCTTGCCAATCTGAGCCGTATTATGACAGACCTTGACCCTGATCACTATTTCATCAATCTTGAGTTCGGTCTATTATTGGAACATGCTTCCTTGAAGCAATTGAAAAGCGACTATGCTGAATTTGAAATTAACGAAATGGAGAAGGTGGCCAATAGAGAGGGGTATCAGGCGCGCGACCTATTCTATTTCCTTCACTCAAACCTGGTCGACTATTTCAAATTATCTAGAAAGTCTTTGTCTTGCTCCAAAACCACAGGACAGCCGGATGGAAAGTCTTTCATTGACCTGATCAGCGAAAACATTTCGTTGAAAGATGTAATTCAGTTCCGGTTTATTAGCGCAAGGCGAGATGTTACCAACAAGGAACAAAACAGCACGCTTTCTCTTCAGACTTCGCGCATTTATGAGAAAACCGAGGCAACAGACGAGCAAAATGAGCATATAGCCAACTTTAAAGATGCCTTGGGAGACACTGATTTGGCATTGACCAAAGTATATGATAAGCTATTCAAGGAGACAGTGGATAAAGTCAGCAAGTTTGGAGGTATAGCTGAAGGTGATTCCAAGATCAGTATTAATTCCACACTACAGCATAGGGATTTACTAAAAGGCAATACCACAGTGATGTATAGCCATGGAGAGCATTCTTTTCCTGAATACTACAATGGACTGGGCTACATGAACTTGATCAGCATCATCTTCGAAATTGAAATTCTCTTGAAGGAATTTAAGAGAACCAAACATGAAGTGCCGGCCGATATAAACCTCCTGTTTATCGAGGAGCCCGAAGCGCATACACACCCTCAAATGCAATATGTGTTTATCAATAACATAAAGGGGTTATTAAAAGAAGGTATCAAGAGGGAAGATGGGGCCAACCGAAACCTTCAAACAGTCATTACAACCCACTCATCTCACATTGCTTCCGAAAGCGATTTTAACGACATACGGTATCTAAAAAAAGTGAGCGACACCAGTGTGATAGCCAAAAACCTCATGGCTTTGGAATCGGAATATGATTCAGCAGGAGAAGAAGAAAATTACAGGTTCTTAAAGCAGTATTTAACTCTAAACAAATCAGAACTATTTTTTGCAGATAAAGCAATTCTCATTGAAGGTGATACGGAACGAATCATCCTGCCGGCAATGATGAAAAAGATAGATCAAGCTGAAAGTGAGTCTCCGTTACTGTCTCAAAACATTTCAATCGTAGAAGTCGGAGCTTATTCTCATGTATTCGAAAGATTCATCGATTTTATCGGACTCAAGACTCTGATAATCACGGATATTGATTCTGCAGAAAATAAATCAAAAAAAGCCTGTGAAGTGAGCGATCCAAAAGCTAAGCTCTCCACCAATTATTCATTGAAATTCTTCTTGAATACCGATTCACTTGCTGAATTAATAGGTTTTAATCTGGATCAGAAGAGGGTTGAAAAAACAGAAGAAACTGAGGGTAAAAAATGGAAAGTAAGCTCAACCGGTAATGTTCAGCTCGTTTTTCAAACTCAAGAAGCGAATGAAGCAGGTGAGGAGTACCACGCTCGAAGCTTTGAAGATGCCTTCTTTCATGTAAACAAGGCATTTATTAAAGACACTAATAACAAATTCGACTCCCTTACGCAGAAACACCTTAAAAGCTTTCGGAATGATGAGATCGATGTCTATGAATTTGCTGAAAAGGCTATAGGCAGCAAACCATCCTTCGCAATTGAGATACTGCTCAATAGTAAAACAGATTCGACAGGTATTGAATTCAGCAATTGGGTAATACCAGCTTATATAAAAGAAGGTCTCACTTGGTTAAGGGATGTTAAGGTATGA
- a CDS encoding amidohydrolase family protein: MARAPFTNIHIHVFNTECAPENFLRIIKSNLLRKHPKTFKILIDKRITRGLIRQLAKWGTKKKGEDYSRIDKYISFLEVGTTNRQLDIYRDALLVAQKYDPQCRLIGLSLDMDYLDDKGRPPKNFNTQLKELKQIKKYYPDQFFPFVCVDPRGHAGQLMVNWMKKFFENGMRSPETGMVRPYFAGIKMYPALGFFPFDPRLDEMYAYAEKEGIPIMTHCTRVGTQYIGPSIESLIPHEVDMIQPENSASPEFIKAKSEIHARIERYYSQNPSWIKNNDYGDNDLACDLFGHPQNYIPVMLKYPKLKICLAHMGGDDQIVLMNPEKPNENEIINVDGYNWASLVKELMLTFPNLYTDISYTLAKLDKETVRNEIRNWLQSADQEGKSLSERVLFGTDFYMTEREARESELYQKAQNHLSEWMTVMSRDNCERYLFSV, translated from the coding sequence ATGGCTAGAGCTCCATTTACCAATATTCACATTCACGTTTTTAATACCGAATGTGCCCCCGAGAATTTCTTGCGCATCATTAAATCTAATTTATTGCGTAAGCATCCTAAGACCTTTAAAATCCTTATTGATAAGCGCATTACCCGGGGCCTTATCCGTCAGCTTGCGAAATGGGGCACAAAGAAAAAAGGTGAAGATTACAGCAGGATAGATAAGTACATCTCCTTTCTGGAAGTAGGTACTACCAATCGCCAATTGGACATTTACCGTGATGCCCTTTTAGTAGCGCAGAAATACGATCCCCAATGTCGATTAATCGGCCTGAGTTTGGACATGGATTATTTGGATGATAAGGGTCGTCCACCCAAGAATTTCAATACCCAATTGAAGGAATTGAAGCAGATCAAGAAATACTATCCTGATCAATTCTTTCCCTTTGTTTGTGTAGATCCACGTGGACATGCCGGCCAATTAATGGTAAACTGGATGAAGAAGTTTTTCGAGAATGGAATGCGCAGTCCGGAAACAGGTATGGTACGCCCCTATTTCGCAGGTATCAAGATGTATCCTGCCCTGGGCTTCTTCCCTTTCGATCCCCGTTTGGACGAAATGTATGCTTATGCCGAAAAAGAGGGAATTCCGATCATGACACATTGTACCCGAGTAGGAACCCAATATATCGGCCCCTCGATTGAAAGTTTGATTCCACATGAAGTGGATATGATTCAGCCTGAAAATTCGGCCTCTCCCGAATTCATTAAAGCCAAATCCGAGATTCACGCTCGAATAGAACGCTATTACAGTCAGAATCCCTCCTGGATTAAGAACAATGACTATGGCGATAATGATTTGGCCTGCGATCTCTTTGGGCATCCCCAAAACTATATTCCGGTGATGCTGAAATATCCCAAGCTTAAAATCTGCCTGGCCCATATGGGAGGCGATGATCAAATTGTGTTGATGAACCCTGAGAAACCGAACGAAAACGAGATCATCAATGTGGATGGTTATAATTGGGCCAGCCTGGTAAAGGAGCTCATGCTGACCTTCCCAAATCTATATACCGACATCTCCTACACCCTGGCCAAGCTCGATAAGGAAACGGTCCGCAACGAAATTCGAAACTGGCTGCAAAGCGCGGATCAGGAGGGCAAGTCTTTAAGTGAAAGAGTACTCTTTGGTACTGATTTCTATATGACCGAGCGTGAAGCCCGCGAATCTGAATTATACCAAAAGGCCCAGAACCATTTATCGGAATGGATGACGGTGATGAGTCGGGATAATTGTGAGCGTTACCTATTCTCAGTTTAA
- a CDS encoding ribose-phosphate diphosphokinase: MYQLKDFSDGQCSAEIIDKADLTVRIRGNSYSDLFKAASIKEAWDYSQRDQAPRNSTLEILCLISQRSDRRFAPNESFDLKIVSDFINRMHFSKVRIFHPHSAVSLALINNSETIDHLPYVAKAYLDSGRPLLISPDAGAYKELHRIAQQLQADLLPANKVRVNGQPEILLQGELLNRNCLIVDDIADGGRTFMALAEKLKSLGAPKVFLYVSHAMFHHGLDAIKPHIDGIYCTNSYRDWDDPLIKQYAMI, from the coding sequence ATGTACCAGTTGAAGGACTTCTCTGATGGCCAGTGTAGTGCTGAAATTATTGATAAGGCAGATCTTACAGTTCGTATTCGCGGCAATAGCTATAGCGATCTCTTTAAGGCCGCCAGTATTAAGGAGGCTTGGGATTACAGCCAAAGGGATCAAGCACCTCGAAATTCGACCTTGGAAATCTTGTGTTTGATAAGTCAACGTTCCGATCGTCGCTTTGCTCCCAATGAATCTTTCGATTTAAAGATTGTGAGCGACTTTATTAATCGGATGCATTTTTCCAAAGTGCGAATTTTTCATCCCCATAGCGCGGTGAGCCTGGCTTTGATAAATAATAGTGAAACCATCGATCATTTACCCTATGTAGCAAAGGCATACCTGGATAGCGGCCGGCCGCTTTTAATCAGTCCGGATGCAGGTGCCTATAAAGAACTACATAGAATTGCTCAGCAGCTTCAGGCAGATTTGCTACCTGCCAATAAGGTGCGTGTAAATGGTCAACCCGAAATTTTGCTGCAAGGGGAGCTGCTAAATCGCAATTGCTTAATTGTAGATGACATTGCCGACGGAGGCCGAACTTTTATGGCTTTAGCCGAAAAACTGAAATCCTTGGGTGCTCCCAAAGTTTTCCTCTACGTAAGCCATGCGATGTTTCATCATGGTTTAGATGCCATAAAGCCCCATATTGATGGGATTTATTGCACGAATAGCTACCGTGATTGGGATGATCCTTTAATTAAGCAGTATGCTATGATTTAA
- a CDS encoding nicotinate phosphoribosyltransferase yields the protein MNSLLLTDGYKTGHHQQYPQGTQEVYSNWTARSLKYAPAGIHKVLSFGQSYAVQFIHDHFQKEFFSQDKQRVCQEMKEELSLYLNQEYDVSHFEALHDLGYLPIRVKAIAEGEEVEARIPLLTLVNTKAEFYWITNYLETLFSSLLWQCMTSASIALLYRRILHNWALKTDPDNLAIVDFQAHDFSMRGMGGIGAAIASGMGHAAVFKGSDSLPVIASLRRFYDAKGFVLGSVNATEHSVMCAGQKEDELLTFSRLLKTYPQGILSVVSDTWDLWNVLENILPQLKDQILNREGKLVIRPDSGHPADILCGSSKELSNGSAQEKGVVELLWDCFGGQINSQGYKVLDAHIGTIYGDSITPEMAEEICQRLANKGFASTNVVLGIGSYTYQYKTRDTFGFAMKATSVVIKGKRQSIFKDPITDNGIKKSACGLVKVTKSQNSFHLEEEVTEQKEKEGALKLIYENGKLVQKVNLADIRNRINQIIKQDYVPVEGLL from the coding sequence ATGAACAGCTTACTTCTCACCGACGGATATAAAACAGGGCATCATCAGCAATATCCCCAAGGCACTCAAGAAGTTTATTCGAACTGGACCGCCCGCAGTCTCAAGTATGCTCCAGCCGGAATTCATAAGGTGCTTTCATTTGGGCAATCCTATGCCGTTCAATTTATCCACGATCATTTTCAAAAGGAGTTCTTTAGTCAAGATAAGCAGCGCGTTTGCCAGGAAATGAAAGAGGAGCTTTCTCTATATCTCAATCAAGAATACGATGTAAGCCATTTTGAAGCCCTACACGATCTAGGCTATTTACCTATCAGAGTGAAGGCCATTGCCGAAGGAGAGGAGGTAGAAGCCCGAATTCCACTGCTCACTTTAGTGAATACCAAAGCCGAATTTTATTGGATTACAAATTATTTGGAAACCTTATTCTCTTCTCTATTGTGGCAATGCATGACCTCTGCTAGCATTGCTCTTCTATATCGTCGCATATTACATAATTGGGCCTTAAAAACCGATCCCGATAATCTGGCCATAGTTGATTTTCAGGCCCATGATTTCTCCATGCGAGGAATGGGAGGGATAGGTGCAGCTATTGCCTCTGGTATGGGCCATGCAGCCGTTTTCAAAGGCTCCGATTCACTACCGGTTATTGCTTCATTGCGTAGATTTTATGATGCGAAGGGCTTTGTTCTAGGCTCTGTAAATGCCACCGAGCACTCCGTTATGTGTGCCGGTCAAAAGGAAGATGAGCTTTTAACCTTTTCCCGACTCTTAAAGACTTATCCCCAGGGAATATTATCCGTAGTAAGCGATACCTGGGATTTATGGAATGTGCTGGAAAATATTTTACCTCAATTAAAAGATCAAATTCTAAATCGTGAGGGGAAATTGGTAATTCGTCCTGATAGCGGTCATCCTGCAGATATCCTTTGTGGTAGCTCCAAGGAACTTTCCAATGGTAGCGCACAGGAAAAAGGAGTGGTTGAATTGCTTTGGGACTGTTTTGGAGGGCAGATTAACTCCCAAGGCTATAAAGTGTTGGATGCTCATATTGGGACTATATATGGTGATAGTATCACGCCAGAAATGGCCGAAGAAATTTGCCAAAGACTAGCGAATAAGGGCTTTGCTAGCACCAATGTTGTTTTGGGAATTGGTTCTTATACCTATCAATACAAAACCCGCGACACCTTTGGCTTTGCGATGAAAGCCACCTCAGTGGTGATTAAGGGAAAAAGACAAAGCATTTTTAAAGATCCCATTACCGATAATGGCATTAAAAAATCAGCTTGTGGCTTGGTAAAAGTGACCAAGAGTCAGAATTCCTTCCATTTGGAAGAGGAGGTTACGGAGCAGAAGGAAAAAGAAGGCGCTCTCAAGCTTATTTATGAAAATGGAAAACTGGTTCAGAAGGTAAATTTGGCGGATATTCGAAATCGAATTAATCAAATCATCAAGCAAGATTATGTACCAGTTGAAGGACTTCTCTGA
- a CDS encoding NUDIX hydrolase has protein sequence MEKAGISLSVDAVVFGYQPEQGLSILLIRRKYEPFKGGWALPGGFVLEGESLEEAVSRELKEETGVQLNYLEQLYTFGDPKRDPRRHIVSVAYFGLVRPDHFEIKADTDAEDSQWFQLDELPKLAFDHLKILEYARERLRAKISYEPIGFELLEPKFLFGDLENLYMSILGRSIDRRNFRKKMLAFGILDELDQKVKNGPGRPASLFQFNQEKYFQHQRDGFHFEI, from the coding sequence ATGGAAAAAGCAGGTATTTCTTTAAGTGTCGATGCAGTTGTCTTCGGATATCAGCCTGAACAAGGCCTGTCGATTTTATTAATTCGCCGTAAGTATGAGCCCTTTAAAGGCGGTTGGGCCCTTCCCGGAGGTTTTGTTTTAGAGGGCGAGTCTTTGGAAGAGGCGGTGTCTCGGGAGCTTAAAGAAGAAACCGGAGTTCAACTAAATTACCTGGAACAGCTTTACACCTTTGGCGATCCAAAGCGTGACCCTAGGCGACATATTGTAAGCGTCGCCTATTTTGGATTGGTGCGCCCAGATCATTTTGAAATTAAAGCAGATACAGATGCCGAGGATAGTCAATGGTTCCAATTAGACGAGCTACCTAAATTGGCTTTCGATCACCTCAAGATTCTCGAATACGCTAGAGAACGCTTAAGAGCAAAAATCAGCTATGAGCCTATTGGTTTCGAATTATTGGAACCCAAATTTTTATTTGGAGACCTCGAAAACCTATATATGTCCATTTTAGGTAGATCTATAGATCGTAGAAATTTCAGAAAGAAAATGCTGGCCTTCGGAATCTTGGATGAATTGGATCAAAAGGTGAAAAATGGACCGGGAAGACCAGCAAGCTTGTTTCAATTTAATCAAGAGAAGTACTTCCAGCATCAAAGGGATGGCTTTCATTTTGAAATTTAA
- a CDS encoding sensor histidine kinase, protein MTNNNVEIFMILGTLGALLLIAFVIIVVVLYRRSQLKFQLERQAMHQALLQTEVEIREQTLKNISRDLHDNLGQIASLIKINLNLLSKNLDEKDQQHIDESKDLLKNLIADIRALSSSLSNETLAKQGLVKMIESDLDRVRRSGALKIIFDNRYENQNLPANSAIFLYRMFQELLNNTLKHAQADTFSILLEGEGPQIRLVAKDNGVGIPPEKLADPERGLSGNGLINLKERCEMIGASYDFQSAANQGTRVSIQLKKEI, encoded by the coding sequence ATGACCAATAATAATGTGGAGATATTCATGATTTTAGGCACCTTAGGAGCTTTACTTCTAATTGCCTTTGTGATTATTGTGGTTGTCTTGTACCGGCGCTCTCAGTTAAAATTCCAGCTCGAAAGGCAAGCCATGCATCAAGCGCTCTTGCAAACCGAAGTAGAGATTCGTGAGCAAACCTTGAAAAACATTTCGCGCGACCTCCACGATAATCTGGGGCAGATCGCTTCCCTAATCAAGATCAACCTGAACCTTCTTTCCAAAAACCTGGATGAGAAGGATCAACAGCATATCGACGAGTCTAAGGACTTACTGAAGAACCTAATTGCTGATATCCGTGCCCTCTCCTCTTCCCTTTCCAATGAAACCTTGGCCAAGCAAGGTCTGGTGAAAATGATTGAGTCGGATTTGGATCGTGTACGTCGCTCGGGCGCCCTAAAAATTATCTTTGATAATCGCTATGAAAATCAAAATCTGCCGGCAAACTCCGCTATTTTCCTTTACCGTATGTTCCAGGAACTGCTGAATAACACCCTTAAACATGCTCAGGCTGATACCTTTAGCATATTGCTGGAAGGTGAAGGTCCGCAGATTCGCCTAGTGGCAAAGGATAATGGTGTGGGGATTCCTCCGGAAAAACTGGCCGATCCCGAAAGAGGATTAAGCGGTAATGGATTAATAAACCTTAAGGAGCGCTGCGAAATGATCGGCGCCAGCTACGATTTCCAAAGCGCAGCCAATCAAGGCACCCGTGTAAGCATCCAACTAAAGAAAGAAATATGA
- a CDS encoding response regulator, with translation MSSNSTIKIAVVDDHSLFRKGLVTLIHQVDSKFKVVMEAANGKEFLAQLAANPLPDLVVLDYDMPIMDGHETTKALKKDYPGLGILMLTIKDDENSLIRMLKAGVNGYLNKDVEPEELQAAIRSVYQNGFHYTDNLTGKLVHAIRFPEKDQGAKLSDQEMRFLELACSELTYKEIADQMCLSEKTIDGYRAKLFEKLEVRSRVGLAMFAVKNDLISL, from the coding sequence ATGAGCAGCAACAGTACCATTAAAATTGCCGTAGTAGACGACCATAGCCTTTTTCGTAAGGGTCTGGTAACCTTGATTCATCAGGTAGATTCCAAGTTTAAGGTGGTTATGGAAGCGGCAAATGGCAAGGAGTTTTTAGCTCAATTGGCTGCTAATCCCCTGCCGGACTTAGTGGTTTTGGATTATGATATGCCCATTATGGATGGCCATGAAACCACTAAAGCCCTGAAAAAAGATTATCCGGGTTTAGGGATTTTAATGTTGACCATAAAGGATGATGAGAATTCCTTAATCCGCATGCTTAAAGCCGGAGTGAATGGCTATTTGAATAAGGACGTAGAACCTGAGGAATTGCAGGCTGCTATTCGTTCCGTGTATCAAAATGGCTTCCACTATACCGATAATCTCACTGGCAAATTAGTGCATGCCATTCGTTTTCCGGAAAAAGATCAAGGGGCTAAGCTTAGTGATCAGGAAATGCGCTTTTTGGAATTGGCCTGTTCGGAACTAACCTATAAGGAAATTGCCGATCAAATGTGCTTAAGCGAGAAAACCATAGATGGCTATCGCGCCAAGCTCTTCGAAAAGCTGGAAGTACGCTCTCGCGTTGGCTTAGCGATGTTTGCGGTGAAGAATGATTTAATTTCCCTCTAA
- a CDS encoding NAD(P)/FAD-dependent oxidoreductase, whose translation MQKTWSFWERQFYPQHWDLIVVGGGFCGLSMAYHFQKQNPLKKVLLLERDVLAEGASSKNAGFACYGTVGEYLSDVKLMGAEAALQLIERRIHGLNFLKALVGASQIDWQQLGGTELFFQDQREEWEAAQTHIEALNKTFGKYTQDALYQTDSETLNRGILGSIYSPLEAQLDPVKALVQLRKLVTETGVRILNAIEVQAVESNAGAWQLETNQGIWQATQVVFATNAFGLPGYNLDLKPARNQVLVTQPFDHGLKPGNYHARKGYIYFRTIGDRLLIGGARHLALEAETTSQMGLTTTIQDYLQQFLTNDLAMGDQWKIESQWSGIIATGNSKEPLMQSLEPGLWYCGRFGGMGVALSTQFAAEAVKVLEGN comes from the coding sequence ATGCAGAAAACCTGGTCCTTTTGGGAACGTCAATTTTATCCGCAACACTGGGATCTCATTGTGGTGGGTGGCGGCTTTTGTGGTCTTTCAATGGCTTATCATTTTCAAAAGCAGAATCCGCTTAAGAAGGTTTTGCTTTTAGAGCGAGATGTTTTGGCCGAAGGTGCCAGTTCTAAAAATGCGGGCTTTGCTTGCTATGGCACAGTGGGCGAATACCTATCCGATGTGAAACTGATGGGCGCAGAGGCAGCGCTGCAATTAATAGAGCGTCGCATTCATGGCTTGAACTTTTTAAAAGCGCTGGTGGGAGCGTCTCAAATAGACTGGCAGCAATTAGGAGGAACTGAGCTGTTTTTTCAAGATCAAAGGGAGGAATGGGAAGCGGCACAAACGCATATAGAGGCTTTAAATAAAACTTTCGGTAAATACACTCAAGATGCATTATATCAAACAGATAGCGAAACATTAAATAGAGGAATACTAGGCTCTATTTACAGTCCTTTGGAAGCGCAATTAGATCCTGTTAAGGCTTTAGTGCAATTACGAAAATTGGTTACTGAAACTGGGGTTCGCATCTTAAATGCTATCGAAGTTCAAGCGGTTGAATCTAATGCTGGAGCTTGGCAACTGGAAACCAATCAAGGGATTTGGCAAGCTACGCAAGTCGTTTTTGCCACTAATGCCTTTGGCCTGCCTGGCTATAATTTGGATTTGAAACCGGCCCGCAATCAAGTGCTGGTCACCCAGCCTTTTGATCATGGTTTAAAGCCCGGGAATTACCACGCCCGCAAGGGTTATATCTATTTCCGAACCATCGGAGATCGCTTATTAATAGGTGGGGCGAGGCATTTAGCTTTGGAAGCTGAGACCACTTCCCAAATGGGCTTAACCACTACAATTCAAGACTATTTACAGCAATTCCTAACTAATGACTTGGCAATGGGCGATCAATGGAAAATTGAAAGCCAATGGTCAGGCATCATTGCCACTGGTAATTCTAAAGAACCGCTGATGCAGTCTTTAGAACCTGGTTTATGGTACTGTGGACGATTTGGCGGCATGGGCGTAGCTCTGAGTACCCAATTTGCCGCCGAAGCAGTTAAGGTCTTAGAGGGAAATTAA